A window of the Zavarzinia compransoris genome harbors these coding sequences:
- a CDS encoding YHS domain-containing protein — MTLLQRSDWYDVARDTNWTPSFVAEADLFPPEISDPFNMPKAAWAEYDEPYKVSYAEYVKVQREKDAGVYAVNTAAARTRFMEEAGQRWHSILKLHFGAVSLAESSSQISEGRMARFGKAPGMRNMATFGLLDEIRHGQAQLYFAHESLKHSPQFNFAHKLLGTQEWGAIMTRATLDDVFMGRDAVTTAIMLTFAFETGFTNMQFIGLAGDAAEAGDTSFSNLISSIQTDESRHAQIGAPLLKLMVKNGYKAEAQKAVDIGFWRTYRFFSLLTGTVIDYFMPLEKRSSSFKEFMEEWIVGQFERTLLDMGLDLPWYWDYFLEDINSFHHGMQLGWWLYRDTVWFNVPAGVSPAEREWLEAKYPGWNDNWGRLWDQIGANLRAGKADLTVPKTLPVVCAFNNLPIVTSPDKPWNPKGQMLTYKGKKYYFQSHVEKWVFEQDPERYAAHQTLIDQFLAGKILPPNYEGALNYMGLSPTERGKDAENYAWAFAGHAPAKMAAE, encoded by the coding sequence ATGACTCTATTGCAGCGAAGCGATTGGTACGATGTCGCCCGCGACACCAATTGGACGCCGTCCTTCGTCGCCGAGGCCGATCTGTTTCCGCCCGAGATCAGCGATCCCTTCAACATGCCGAAGGCGGCCTGGGCCGAATACGACGAACCCTACAAGGTTTCATACGCCGAATATGTGAAAGTCCAGCGCGAGAAGGACGCGGGAGTCTATGCCGTCAACACGGCGGCGGCCCGGACCCGCTTCATGGAAGAGGCGGGGCAGCGCTGGCACTCGATCCTGAAGCTGCATTTCGGTGCGGTCTCGCTGGCCGAATCCAGCTCGCAGATTTCCGAGGGGCGTATGGCGCGCTTCGGCAAGGCGCCGGGCATGCGCAACATGGCGACCTTCGGCCTGCTCGACGAAATCCGCCACGGCCAGGCCCAGCTCTATTTCGCCCATGAAAGCCTGAAGCACAGCCCGCAGTTCAATTTCGCCCACAAGCTGCTCGGCACCCAGGAATGGGGCGCGATCATGACGCGGGCGACGCTGGACGACGTCTTCATGGGCCGCGACGCCGTGACCACGGCGATCATGCTGACCTTCGCCTTCGAGACCGGCTTCACCAACATGCAGTTCATCGGCCTGGCCGGCGATGCGGCCGAGGCGGGCGACACCAGCTTCTCCAACCTGATCTCCTCGATCCAGACCGACGAGTCGCGCCATGCCCAGATCGGCGCGCCACTCCTCAAGCTGATGGTCAAGAACGGTTACAAGGCCGAGGCGCAGAAGGCGGTCGACATCGGCTTCTGGCGCACCTACCGCTTCTTCTCGCTGCTCACCGGCACCGTGATCGATTATTTCATGCCGCTGGAGAAGCGTTCCTCCTCGTTCAAGGAATTCATGGAGGAATGGATCGTCGGCCAGTTCGAGCGCACCCTGCTCGACATGGGCCTCGACCTGCCCTGGTACTGGGACTATTTCCTCGAGGACATCAACAGCTTCCACCACGGCATGCAACTCGGCTGGTGGCTCTATCGCGATACGGTCTGGTTCAATGTCCCGGCCGGCGTCTCGCCCGCCGAACGGGAATGGCTGGAAGCGAAATATCCGGGCTGGAACGACAACTGGGGCCGGCTGTGGGACCAGATCGGCGCCAATCTCCGCGCCGGCAAGGCCGACCTCACCGTGCCTAAGACCTTGCCGGTGGTCTGCGCCTTCAACAACCTGCCCATAGTCACCTCGCCCGACAAGCCGTGGAACCCCAAGGGCCAGATGCTGACCTACAAGGGCAAGAAGTATTACTTCCAGTCCCATGTCGAGAAATGGGTGTTCGAGCAGGACCCGGAACGCTATGCGGCGCACCAGACCCTGATCGACCAGTTCCTGGCCGGCAAGATCCTGCCGCCGAACTACGAGGGCGCGCTCAATTACATGGGCCTTTCCCCGACCGAGCGCGGCAAGGACGCGGAGAACTACGCCTGGGCCTTTGCCGGGCATGCCCCCGCCAAGATGGCCGCCGAGTAA
- a CDS encoding toluene-4-monooxygenase system B family protein, translating to MAIFPLSSNFEGDFVIQLVVVDDASTMDEVAAACAVHSVNRRVAPRPGKVMRVRRHSTGEVFPRDLQVKAAGLMPTETVDVIFSDI from the coding sequence ATGGCTATTTTTCCGCTGTCCTCGAATTTCGAGGGCGATTTCGTGATCCAGCTCGTCGTGGTCGACGACGCCTCGACCATGGACGAGGTCGCCGCCGCCTGCGCCGTCCATTCGGTGAACCGGCGGGTTGCGCCGCGTCCCGGCAAGGTAATGCGCGTCCGCCGCCATTCGACCGGCGAAGTCTTCCCGCGCGACCTGCAGGTGAAGGCCGCCGGCCTGATGCCGACCGAAACCGTCGACGTCATTTTCTCCGACATCTGA
- a CDS encoding MmoB/DmpM family protein: MSKHNAAGDAYRNNRVGPILRAGEVAQAAIQAVEEDNPGKEIHVEDRTAYIRIECEDECILTRASMEEALGRPFQMREIEINLGSFSGQIDTSPERVRFYLAKHI; the protein is encoded by the coding sequence ATGTCCAAGCACAATGCCGCCGGCGACGCCTATCGCAACAACCGCGTCGGCCCGATCCTGCGCGCCGGGGAAGTGGCCCAGGCCGCCATCCAGGCGGTCGAGGAAGACAATCCCGGCAAGGAAATCCACGTCGAGGACCGCACCGCCTATATCCGCATCGAATGCGAGGACGAATGCATCCTGACCCGCGCGTCGATGGAGGAAGCCCTCGGCCGGCCGTTCCAGATGCGCGAGATCGAGATCAATCTCGGCTCCTTCTCGGGCCAGATCGACACCTCGCCGGAACGCGTGCGCTTCTACCTCGCCAAGCATATCTGA
- a CDS encoding toluene monooxygenase, with protein MREGPVEQTKLKTWSALSAQRRKPSEYEAVAFDVHFLNDYAQPGKPGPALPSLDPDAYINRWYKKNLLESPLRHDDWLAFRDPEEVTYRRYNIIQEGQENYVAEIMDRFSNEAHDTGLDGEWQTVLSRLYTPGRFLHHTVQMVSAYAATATPASTISHCYAFQAADALRAVSHISYRTVELARSHAGAGFNEDERGHWEKSPEWQGFRELMEKVLVVYEFGETFAALNLVAKPAIDEACVRQLGRAARRFDDSVLDLLADAILKDTARSRAWTAALVKFLGKEPANLDHLRAWIAKWEPLADRAIDAFCAGLPEGDRAAAAARQATRDFRASLGL; from the coding sequence ATGAGAGAAGGTCCCGTCGAGCAGACGAAACTGAAGACCTGGAGCGCTCTGTCCGCCCAGCGCCGCAAGCCCAGCGAATATGAAGCCGTCGCCTTCGACGTCCATTTCCTGAACGACTATGCCCAGCCCGGCAAGCCGGGGCCGGCGCTGCCCTCGCTCGATCCCGATGCCTATATCAACCGCTGGTACAAGAAGAACCTGCTGGAGTCGCCGCTCCGCCACGACGACTGGCTGGCCTTCCGCGACCCGGAGGAAGTGACCTACCGGCGTTACAACATCATCCAGGAAGGCCAGGAAAACTACGTCGCCGAAATCATGGACCGTTTCAGCAACGAAGCCCATGACACCGGCCTCGACGGCGAATGGCAGACGGTCCTGTCGCGTCTCTATACCCCCGGCCGTTTCCTGCACCACACGGTGCAGATGGTCTCGGCCTATGCCGCGACCGCGACCCCGGCCTCGACCATTTCCCATTGCTATGCCTTCCAGGCGGCGGATGCGCTGCGGGCGGTGTCCCATATCTCGTATCGCACCGTCGAACTGGCGCGCAGCCATGCCGGCGCCGGCTTCAACGAGGACGAGCGCGGCCATTGGGAAAAATCGCCCGAATGGCAGGGCTTCCGCGAACTGATGGAAAAGGTCCTGGTGGTCTATGAGTTCGGCGAGACCTTCGCCGCCCTCAACCTCGTCGCCAAGCCCGCGATCGACGAAGCCTGCGTCCGCCAGCTCGGTCGGGCCGCGCGCCGCTTCGACGATTCCGTGCTCGACCTTCTCGCCGACGCCATCCTGAAGGATACCGCCCGCTCGCGCGCCTGGACCGCGGCCCTGGTCAAGTTCCTCGGCAAGGAGCCGGCGAATCTCGACCATCTCCGCGCCTGGATCGCGAAATGGGAACCGCTGGCGGACCGGGCGATCGACGCCTTCTGCGCCGGCCTGCCCGAGGGCGACCGCGCGGCCGCGGCGGCCCGGCAGGCCACCCGCGATTTCCGCGCCTCGCTCGGCCTCTGA
- a CDS encoding Rieske 2Fe-2S domain-containing protein, with protein sequence MAFEKLCTLDDVWEGEMEEFTTATGRDVLVVCIEGGRIKAFQSMCPHQEIALIDGSFEGGVITCKAHLWQFDSETGAGLNPTDCRIAEYPVDIRGDDVFVNVEGVEPCKSHT encoded by the coding sequence ATGGCGTTCGAGAAACTCTGCACGCTCGACGACGTCTGGGAAGGCGAGATGGAGGAATTCACCACCGCCACCGGCCGCGACGTCCTCGTCGTCTGCATCGAGGGCGGCCGGATCAAGGCCTTCCAGTCCATGTGCCCGCACCAGGAAATCGCCCTGATCGACGGCAGCTTCGAGGGCGGGGTTATCACCTGCAAGGCGCATCTCTGGCAGTTCGACAGCGAGACCGGCGCCGGGCTGAACCCGACCGACTGCCGGATCGCCGAATATCCGGTCGATATCCGGGGCGACGATGTCTTCGTCAATGTCGAAGGCGTCGAACCCTGCAAATCACATACCTGA
- a CDS encoding YHS domain-containing protein, whose amino-acid sequence MSKLASSEYYDLVRTTNWTPRYVPEQEIFPEMMSGARGIPAEAWETFDEPYKVTYSDYVATQREKDAGAYSVKAALERANYIDSADPGWVSTLQAHYGALAVAEYAAATAEARMARFARAPGNRNMATFGMLDEMRHGQIQLFFPHEHTKRSRQWDWAHKAMHTNEWAAVAARHMFDDMMFTRDAVSVAIMLTFAFETGFTNMQFLGLAADAAEAGDHTFASLISSIQTDESRHAQQGGPVLKILIENGKKDEAQKMIDVIFWRAWKLFSVLTGPILDYYTPLEHRKQSFKEFMQEWIIGQFERQLKDLGLDLPWYWDEFIRALDETHHGMHMGVWYWRPTVWWNPAAGVSPEEREWLEEKYPGWNATFGRCWDVITENLQKGREDLSLPETLPTICNMCNLPVVGMPGDGWNVKDYQLVHEGRLYHFGSEVDRWCFEQDPKRYQGHLSVVDRFLAGQIQPQNLAGALLYMGLNPGEIGVDAHNYAWAGIGKQSHAAE is encoded by the coding sequence ATGTCGAAGCTGGCTTCTAGCGAATATTACGATCTCGTCCGGACGACGAACTGGACCCCGCGCTATGTGCCCGAGCAGGAAATTTTCCCGGAGATGATGTCGGGTGCGCGCGGCATTCCGGCCGAAGCCTGGGAGACCTTCGACGAACCCTATAAGGTTACCTACAGCGATTACGTCGCCACCCAGCGCGAGAAGGACGCCGGCGCCTATTCGGTGAAGGCCGCCCTCGAGCGCGCGAATTATATCGACAGCGCCGACCCGGGCTGGGTCTCGACCTTGCAGGCCCATTACGGCGCCCTGGCCGTCGCCGAATATGCCGCCGCCACGGCGGAGGCCCGCATGGCCCGCTTTGCCCGCGCGCCGGGCAACCGCAACATGGCCACCTTCGGCATGCTGGACGAGATGCGTCACGGCCAGATCCAGCTGTTCTTCCCGCACGAGCACACCAAGCGCAGCCGCCAGTGGGACTGGGCCCACAAGGCGATGCACACCAACGAATGGGCCGCGGTCGCCGCGCGCCACATGTTCGACGACATGATGTTCACCCGCGATGCCGTCAGCGTCGCCATCATGCTGACCTTCGCCTTCGAGACCGGCTTCACCAACATGCAGTTCCTCGGCCTGGCCGCGGATGCGGCCGAAGCCGGGGACCATACGTTCGCCAGCCTGATCTCCTCGATCCAGACCGATGAATCGCGCCATGCCCAGCAGGGCGGCCCGGTCCTCAAGATCCTGATCGAGAACGGCAAGAAGGACGAGGCGCAGAAGATGATCGACGTCATCTTCTGGCGGGCGTGGAAACTGTTCTCGGTGCTGACCGGGCCGATCCTCGACTATTACACCCCGCTCGAGCACCGCAAGCAGTCGTTCAAGGAATTCATGCAGGAATGGATCATCGGCCAGTTCGAGCGCCAGTTGAAGGATCTCGGCCTGGACCTGCCCTGGTACTGGGATGAATTCATCCGCGCCCTGGACGAGACCCACCACGGCATGCACATGGGCGTGTGGTACTGGCGCCCGACCGTGTGGTGGAACCCGGCCGCCGGCGTCTCGCCCGAGGAGCGGGAGTGGCTGGAGGAGAAATACCCGGGCTGGAACGCCACCTTCGGCCGCTGCTGGGACGTGATCACCGAGAACCTGCAGAAGGGCCGCGAGGACCTGTCGCTGCCGGAAACCCTGCCCACCATCTGCAACATGTGCAACCTGCCGGTGGTCGGCATGCCGGGCGACGGCTGGAATGTGAAGGATTACCAGCTGGTCCACGAAGGCCGCCTTTACCACTTCGGCTCCGAGGTCGACCGCTGGTGCTTCGAGCAGGACCCGAAGCGTTACCAGGGTCACCTGAGCGTGGTCGACCGCTTCCTGGCCGGCCAGATCCAGCCGCAGAACCTTGCCGGCGCCCTGCTCTACATGGGCCTCAACCCGGGCGAGATCGGCGTCGACGCGCATAATTACGCCTGGGCCGGCATCGGCAAGCAGAGCCACGCCGCCGAATGA
- a CDS encoding toluene-4-monooxygenase system B family protein, giving the protein MSDLPLLVSCERDFLVHLVAIPAEARIADLIEAAASLVVGVHVPERPLSQIRLRKIDGDAALPLEVKVGDSGIEAMDWVHLFFEPAHDGKPLQ; this is encoded by the coding sequence ATGTCCGATCTGCCCCTGCTCGTCTCGTGCGAGCGCGATTTCCTCGTGCATCTCGTCGCCATCCCGGCGGAGGCGCGCATCGCCGACCTGATCGAGGCCGCGGCTTCCCTCGTCGTCGGCGTCCATGTCCCCGAACGCCCGCTGTCCCAAATCCGCCTGCGCAAGATCGACGGCGACGCGGCCCTGCCCCTCGAGGTCAAGGTCGGCGACTCCGGCATCGAGGCCATGGACTGGGTTCATCTCTTCTTCGAGCCGGCGCACGACGGGAAGCCGCTGCAATGA
- a CDS encoding Rieske 2Fe-2S domain-containing protein, with protein sequence MSVDAVLTYHPVCDLDDIWEGEAVEFEVAGHDILVVHHIGGEVAALQALCPHQDISLAEGSFENGVLTCRAHLWQFDSRSGDGLNPSDCRLARYPVRVRDGKVLVSVDGIAPFRVGA encoded by the coding sequence ATGAGCGTCGACGCCGTCCTGACCTATCACCCGGTCTGCGATCTCGACGACATCTGGGAAGGCGAGGCCGTGGAATTCGAAGTCGCGGGCCATGACATCCTGGTCGTCCATCACATCGGCGGCGAGGTCGCGGCACTGCAGGCGCTCTGCCCGCATCAGGATATTTCGCTGGCCGAGGGCAGCTTCGAGAACGGCGTGCTCACCTGCCGCGCCCATCTCTGGCAGTTCGACAGCCGCAGCGGCGACGGCCTCAACCCGTCTGACTGCCGGCTGGCGCGCTATCCGGTCCGGGTCAGGGACGGCAAGGTGCTGGTCAGTGTCGACGGTATCGCGCCCTTCCGCGTCGGGGCCTGA
- a CDS encoding MmoB/DmpM family protein, with protein MSIATGRSNAANANMVGPVLRAGELADVIVEAIRRDNPDNEVHVADKRAYLRVSVYGECIVRRSTVEELLRRPFLMQEIEPILASFAGQIEATERYVRFFLDGRI; from the coding sequence ATGTCCATCGCCACCGGCCGCAGCAATGCCGCGAACGCCAATATGGTCGGCCCCGTGCTGCGCGCGGGCGAACTGGCCGACGTCATCGTCGAGGCGATCCGCCGCGACAATCCGGACAATGAAGTCCATGTCGCCGACAAGCGGGCCTATCTCCGGGTCTCGGTCTACGGCGAATGCATCGTCCGCCGCTCGACGGTCGAGGAATTGCTGCGCCGGCCGTTCCTGATGCAGGAGATCGAGCCGATCCTCGCCTCCTTCGCCGGCCAGATCGAGGCGACCGAACGCTACGTCCGCTTCTTCCTCGACGGCCGTATCTAA
- a CDS encoding aromatic/alkene monooxygenase hydroxylase subunit beta, translating into MSAAPEPLKPLKTWSHLADRRKRPSEYDIVNTRLHYRQRNPDAPWELDPNLPMNDWYRKYCNESPLKHGDWDLFQDPDQLVYRTYNILQDGQETYVNSLFDQFSDRGHDQMISREWIATLAAFFAPARYLYHGLQMGSAYVAQMAPASTITSCLYFQSADSLRWVTHTAYRTVELGKAQPDAGFGRNERQIWEDAPQWQGFRRLLEEALVVWDWAEAFVVFNLVLKPAVEEAMLGTLSEVALSNGDTLYSLLSQGQMRDAERHRRWASRLVEMALAVEGNRDWLRARVAAWTPRAEEAIAAYAAALPEADGGAQALARLHAFQRGLGLKD; encoded by the coding sequence ATGTCCGCCGCCCCCGAACCCCTGAAGCCGCTGAAGACCTGGTCGCATCTCGCCGACCGCCGCAAGCGCCCGAGCGAATACGACATCGTCAACACCCGCCTGCATTACCGCCAGCGTAACCCCGACGCGCCGTGGGAACTCGATCCCAACCTGCCGATGAACGACTGGTACCGCAAATATTGTAACGAAAGCCCGCTGAAGCACGGCGACTGGGACCTGTTCCAGGACCCGGACCAGCTGGTCTATCGCACCTACAATATCCTGCAGGACGGGCAGGAGACCTATGTCAACAGCCTGTTCGACCAGTTCAGCGACCGCGGCCACGACCAGATGATCTCGCGCGAGTGGATCGCCACTCTAGCCGCCTTCTTCGCCCCCGCCCGCTATCTCTACCACGGCCTCCAGATGGGCTCGGCCTATGTCGCCCAGATGGCGCCGGCCAGCACCATCACCTCCTGCCTCTATTTCCAGTCCGCGGATTCGCTGCGCTGGGTCACCCATACCGCCTATCGCACGGTGGAACTCGGCAAGGCCCAGCCCGACGCCGGCTTCGGCCGCAACGAGCGGCAGATCTGGGAAGACGCGCCGCAGTGGCAGGGCTTCCGCCGCCTGCTCGAGGAAGCGCTGGTGGTCTGGGACTGGGCCGAAGCCTTCGTCGTCTTCAACCTGGTGCTGAAGCCCGCGGTCGAGGAGGCCATGCTCGGCACCCTGTCGGAGGTCGCTCTGAGCAACGGCGACACGCTGTACAGCCTGCTGTCCCAGGGCCAGATGCGTGATGCCGAGCGTCACCGCCGCTGGGCCTCGCGCCTGGTCGAGATGGCGCTGGCGGTCGAGGGCAACCGCGACTGGCTGCGCGCCCGCGTCGCCGCCTGGACGCCGCGGGCCGAGGAGGCGATCGCCGCCTATGCCGCCGCCCTGCCGGAAGCCGACGGCGGCGCCCAGGCGCTGGCCCGCCTGCACGCCTTCCAGCGCGGCCTCGGCCTCAAGGATTGA
- a CDS encoding LuxR C-terminal-related transcriptional regulator, with translation MQSSRVLIRKTKLQPPHNDERTIARARVTGRFDLGPGTPITLITAPAGSGKTTAMVQAFHHFRQAGLLAGWAGLDYADNDTTGLIALLVSAMRTAAPNACAATAILLETGLMPPEAVLQRTLLNEIADLQQDIALFLDDYHCVTEQRAVELMNLVFGANTRRLRFFIATRNQHNISVARLGMRGLVRELTFHDLQFDPDETQRVLHLWGHTDVTENQSDLLRQKTEGWVAGLQLASIALANEPNKAGFIQAFSGTNKRIDGFISDEVFQKHPETVRDFLLNTAILERFTLDLVNAVNPGSANYESLDYIEQWNLFLVPLDEERKWFRYHHLFNDYLRRKLTEVHPDRVAGLHRTAARWLFDNGYITEAISHAFASGDMEFAGGLLDEGSDALFSAGRAMTLETYARRLTDAHIRRLPRLLLDRAWQSELRWRFKAAEADLRDARIAVQTLGSSSADCGFDLDYLREKLSHREMMLKLLNDDSAGARTAAQDWLDARHSNDMFMYASSLSAKILTDREFYRFDLVMSRAEEVREMFIQHGAYYGTVFHDSIVGRSLQRCGRLDEAVAVLSRSLGMAVTLHGEATPLASMPTSLLAGIAYERNDLGRARQMLAGYLPLSKELGFVDNMMEAFLTSIRLAFLDRDFARVAALLEEADCAAAEFGFDRFQGRILLERVRLAGLDSFFSHGLDALDLSPLPDAFDDPWSIPQPGTRHETAALVHGELMIAAGQPRQAVAMLTRWLRFATHRQARAGAAAIAALLARALVRDGDIEGAQRMLADVLKGMTHARFIRSFADQGPGLAPVFAAIQQRWREHHPAVADYAGEILLAIGAPGPAARTVAADTQEVALYEPLTDREIEILRLADGGLSNGEIAAEMAIAESTVKWYWQRIFDKFAARGRRQAIRTARTLGVIGMR, from the coding sequence ATGCAATCTTCCCGCGTCTTGATCAGGAAGACGAAACTCCAGCCGCCGCATAACGACGAGCGGACCATCGCCCGTGCCCGCGTCACCGGCCGCTTCGACCTCGGGCCCGGGACGCCGATCACCCTGATCACCGCACCCGCCGGTTCGGGCAAGACCACGGCCATGGTCCAGGCCTTCCACCATTTCCGCCAGGCGGGGCTGCTGGCCGGCTGGGCCGGCCTCGATTACGCCGACAACGACACCACGGGGCTGATCGCCCTTCTCGTCTCGGCCATGCGCACGGCGGCACCCAATGCCTGCGCCGCCACGGCGATCCTGCTCGAAACCGGCCTGATGCCGCCCGAAGCCGTGTTGCAGCGGACCCTGCTGAACGAGATCGCCGACCTGCAGCAGGATATCGCCCTCTTCCTCGACGATTATCACTGCGTGACCGAACAACGCGCGGTCGAGCTGATGAACCTCGTTTTCGGCGCCAACACCCGGCGCCTGCGCTTCTTCATCGCCACGCGCAACCAGCACAATATATCGGTGGCGCGCCTCGGCATGCGCGGCCTGGTGCGCGAGCTGACCTTCCACGACCTTCAGTTCGACCCGGACGAGACGCAGCGCGTGCTGCACCTCTGGGGCCATACCGACGTCACCGAGAATCAGAGCGACCTCCTGCGCCAGAAGACCGAGGGCTGGGTCGCCGGGCTCCAGCTTGCCTCGATCGCGCTGGCGAACGAGCCCAACAAGGCGGGCTTCATCCAGGCCTTCTCCGGCACCAACAAGCGGATCGACGGCTTCATCTCGGACGAAGTGTTCCAGAAGCACCCGGAGACGGTGCGCGACTTCCTGCTGAACACCGCGATCCTGGAGCGCTTCACCCTCGACCTCGTCAATGCGGTCAACCCGGGCAGCGCCAATTACGAGAGCCTCGACTATATCGAACAGTGGAACCTGTTCCTGGTGCCGCTGGACGAGGAACGGAAGTGGTTCCGCTACCACCACCTGTTCAACGACTACCTGCGCCGCAAGCTGACCGAGGTCCATCCCGACCGGGTGGCCGGCCTGCACCGGACGGCGGCGCGCTGGCTGTTCGACAACGGCTATATCACCGAGGCGATCAGCCATGCCTTCGCCTCGGGCGACATGGAATTCGCCGGCGGCCTGCTGGACGAGGGTAGCGACGCCCTGTTCTCGGCCGGCCGCGCCATGACGCTGGAAACCTATGCCCGACGCCTGACCGACGCCCATATCCGCCGCCTGCCCCGCCTGCTTCTCGACCGCGCCTGGCAGAGCGAATTGCGCTGGCGCTTCAAGGCGGCGGAGGCCGATCTCCGCGATGCCCGGATCGCGGTGCAGACCCTTGGCTCCTCTTCCGCCGACTGCGGCTTCGACCTCGACTATCTGCGCGAGAAACTCTCCCACCGGGAGATGATGCTGAAGCTGCTGAACGACGACAGCGCCGGCGCCCGCACCGCCGCCCAGGACTGGCTCGACGCCCGCCACAGCAACGACATGTTCATGTATGCCTCGTCCCTGTCGGCCAAGATCCTGACCGACCGGGAGTTCTATCGCTTCGATCTGGTCATGTCGCGGGCCGAGGAGGTGCGCGAGATGTTCATCCAGCACGGCGCCTATTACGGCACCGTGTTCCATGATTCGATCGTCGGCCGCTCGCTCCAGCGCTGCGGCCGGCTGGACGAGGCGGTGGCGGTGCTGTCCCGCTCGCTCGGCATGGCGGTCACGCTCCATGGGGAAGCGACGCCGCTCGCCTCCATGCCCACCTCGCTGCTGGCCGGGATCGCCTACGAGCGGAACGACCTGGGCCGGGCGCGGCAGATGCTGGCGGGCTACCTGCCGCTCAGCAAGGAACTCGGCTTCGTCGACAATATGATGGAAGCCTTTCTCACCTCGATCCGCCTCGCCTTCCTCGACCGGGATTTCGCCCGGGTCGCCGCCCTGCTCGAAGAGGCGGACTGCGCGGCGGCGGAATTCGGCTTCGACCGCTTCCAGGGCCGCATCCTGCTGGAACGGGTGCGCCTTGCCGGCCTCGATTCCTTCTTTTCCCACGGGCTCGACGCGCTCGACCTCTCGCCCCTGCCGGACGCCTTCGACGATCCCTGGTCCATCCCCCAGCCGGGCACCCGGCACGAGACCGCGGCCCTGGTCCATGGCGAACTGATGATCGCCGCCGGCCAGCCGCGCCAGGCGGTCGCCATGCTGACCCGCTGGCTGCGCTTCGCCACCCATCGGCAGGCCCGGGCCGGCGCCGCCGCCATCGCCGCCCTGCTGGCCCGCGCCCTGGTCCGCGACGGCGACATCGAGGGCGCCCAGCGCATGCTGGCCGATGTCCTGAAGGGCATGACCCACGCCCGCTTCATCCGCAGTTTCGCCGACCAGGGCCCGGGCCTCGCCCCGGTCTTCGCCGCCATCCAGCAGCGCTGGCGCGAGCATCACCCGGCGGTCGCCGACTATGCCGGCGAGATCCTGCTGGCGATCGGCGCCCCCGGCCCGGCGGCCCGGACGGTGGCGGCCGATACCCAGGAGGTCGCCCTCTACGAGCCGTTGACCGACCGGGAGATCGAGATCCTGCGTCTTGCCGACGGTGGCCTGTCGAACGGCGAGATCGCCGCCGAGATGGCGATCGCCGAAAGCACGGTCAAATGGTACTGGCAGCGCATCTTCGACAAATTCGCCGCCCGCGGTCGCCGCCAGGCCATCCGCACCGCGCGGACTCTGGGCGTGATCGGCATGCGCTGA